AGCAGCGCATCCAGCAGGCGCTCGCGAAGGTCGACGGCGTCCTCCGTAGCACCGCCGATCACTGGGCGGCCCGCGTCACCGTCGTGTTCGATCCGGCCCGCACGTCCGCGGAGGCCGTGCAGAA
Above is a genomic segment from Candidatus Methylomirabilota bacterium containing:
- a CDS encoding heavy metal-associated domain-containing protein, translating into MRCVACEQRIQQALAKVDGVLRSTADHWAARVTVVFDPARTSAEAVQNRITQAGYEVAT